One genomic window of Nitrosomonas sp. Is35 includes the following:
- the panB gene encoding 3-methyl-2-oxobutanoate hydroxymethyltransferase, with protein MRITHLTLQKMVENREKFAVLTCYDATFAAVLENAGVDVLLVGDSLGNVLHGSDTTLAVTLEDMIYHTRCVARGSSKALIVTDMPFGSYQISPAQAFEHAARIIAAGAQMVKIEGGYLMADTIQFLTRRGIPVCAHIGLTPQSVHQLGGYKLQGNTEKSAKQLLDDAKMLEKSGASLLVMEVVPAKLAKKITQALSIPTIGIGAGADCSGQVLVLHDMLGLSQGKKPRFIKDFMPGAKSIPEAVANYVQAVKTGQFPAKEHEF; from the coding sequence ATGAGAATTACCCACCTTACCCTGCAAAAAATGGTTGAGAACCGTGAAAAATTCGCGGTACTGACCTGTTACGACGCGACTTTTGCAGCCGTACTGGAAAATGCCGGTGTAGACGTGTTATTGGTTGGCGACTCGTTGGGCAATGTACTGCACGGTAGTGACACCACTTTGGCCGTGACGCTCGAGGACATGATTTATCACACACGCTGTGTGGCGCGCGGCAGCAGCAAGGCGCTGATCGTCACGGATATGCCGTTCGGCAGTTATCAGATCTCGCCCGCGCAAGCGTTTGAGCATGCCGCCAGGATTATCGCCGCGGGTGCGCAGATGGTTAAGATCGAAGGCGGCTATCTCATGGCTGACACGATTCAATTCCTGACCCGGCGCGGTATCCCGGTGTGCGCGCATATCGGTCTGACGCCGCAATCCGTTCACCAGCTGGGCGGATATAAACTGCAGGGTAATACGGAGAAATCGGCGAAACAATTGCTCGATGACGCAAAAATGCTGGAAAAATCCGGCGCGAGTTTACTGGTGATGGAAGTGGTTCCGGCGAAACTAGCGAAAAAAATTACCCAAGCATTATCTATTCCGACCATCGGCATCGGCGCGGGCGCCGATTGCTCGGGCCAGGTGCTGGTACTGCACGACATGCTGGGACTATCCCAAGGTAAAAAACCGCGCTTCATCAAAGACTTCATGCCGGGTGCCAAAAGCATACCCGAAGCAGTGGCGAATTATGTACAGGCTGTCAAAACCGGGCAGTTTCCTGCTAAAGAACACGAATTTTGA